The Vibrio bathopelagicus genomic sequence GTTTTCGCTTTACCCATGTCCGCTTCCAAGCTCACTAAACTGCCAATGAAGACCAATGTCAGCACGGCAGCCATCGCTAGCACTGCGTATTGGAAACCAATCGTCGAAAGCAGTAAGCCACCGATAAAGAACCCAGCACCTTTCAGTGCATTCTTAGATCCGGTTAGAATCGCAATCCACTTATAAAGTGCGCCTTGCTGTTCATCCGGCACCAAGGTTTTGATTGAGCTCTTGGCACTCATCTTATTGAGGTCTTTAGCGATACCAGACAACGCCTGCGCGGCCATGACCCAAGGGATAGTCAACATTGCGCTTGGTACCGCTAGCATACCCAAAGCGACAACCTGCATCCCTAAGCCGATGTTCATGGTCTTATTGAGTCCAAGACGAGCCCCTAACCAACCACCGATTAGGTTAGTCACCACACCAAAAAATTCATAGAAAAGGAACAGTGAGGCGATCTCTAACGAACTATAACCAAGGTCGTAGAAATACAGGACCACCAGCATACGAAGTGCACCATCCGTAATGGTGAAATTCCAGTAGTTGAAAGTCACCAACATGTATTGGCGAACGCTCTTACTTAGATTTGAAAACATAACGCTATCTCTGCAATCTAAACAAAAAGAGCTTTTAGATCATAGGTGTCCAAAAGCTCTCATTCCTTACTTTCCACTTAACTTATACTCAAAATAATTGGAGTTGCAGCTAGGCAACAAGCAAGTTCAGCCCTATGAGCATAGGCGTTCTATGTGATTAGGGTGAACTTGCGCAGTTAACAACGCTGCAGGTTCAAGTATGAAGAGCTACGCAGAAGCTACGCCATTGATATACTCAACCTGGATCGGTTTAGTGAAGGCGCCCGGACGAAGTGATTGTACTTCTTGAACAATCTTGCTCAGATCCCAACTCTTCTCTAACAGCAGGTGTGCAGCCAGCAAGCCAGTACGGCCAGAACCGCCCATGCAATGCATTGCTACCTTACCGCCGTTATCCACGACTTGATGTAGCGCTGGGCTAGCCGCCTGCCATTTCACAGCAAAATCAGCACCCGGTGCACAATCGTCTTCAATTTCGATTTGGAACCATTGCATACCTAGTGCTTGCGCTTTCTCGCCTAACTTAGAAACGTTCTTGCTCGCTAGTTCTTCACTGTCTAGAGCCGTCACAACCGCTTCCACGCCTTGCGCTTTAAGCTGCGCTAGAGATACATCTAAGTCAGCGTTTTTAGTGCCTGGGCACGGAGTAAGCACTAACGCACCCGTTTCTAAATCTAGTTGCCATGTTGGGTGTACTTGAGAATTTGTCATCGTCATCAATCTCTTAAAATTCTTTTATATATAGACCGATACTCAAAATAATTGGAGTTGCAGCTAGGCAACCAGTAAGTTCAGCCCTATGAGCATAGGGGTTCTATGTGATTAGGGCAGCCGGCGTTCCGGTGAACTTACGCAGTTAACAACTCTTGCAGCTTCAAGTATGAAGAGTATTAAGCGAGGCCGACTGTGCGTGCTAACTCAGCTGTGCGCGTTGCGTAGCCCATTTCATTATCGTACCAAGCGTAGATCTTAACCATGCGCTTACCGACTAGCATGGTTGATAGTGCATCTACGATGGTTGAACGTTGGTCGCCTTTGTAATCGATAGAAACCAATGGGCGCTCTTCAAAACCAAGAATGCCTTTCAGTTCGTTCTCAGACGCTTCTTTCAGCATCGCGTTGACTTCTTCTGCTGTGGTGTCTTGCTTCACTTCAAAGATGATATCGGTCAGAGAAGCATTCGCTAGTGGTACACGAACCGCGTGGCCGTTAATACGGTTTTCAAGCTCTGGGAAGATCTCAACAATCGCTTTAGCGCTGCCCGTTGTTGTCGGGATAAGGCTCATGCCACATGCACGTGCGCGGCGTAAGTCTTTATGGGGTGCATCAAGAATAGTTTGCGTGTTGGTTAGATCGTGAATAGTAGTGAAGGCTGCGTTTTCGATACCTAACTTCTCGTTGATCACTTTAACCACAGGTGCGAGACAGTTAGTTGTACAGGACGCTGCGGTTACGATTTTGTGTACAGCTGGGTCGAAGATATTGTCGTTCACACCGACAACGATGTTTGCAATGCCTTCTTCTTTCACTGGCGCTGATACCACAACGCGCTTCACGCCTTGCTCAAGATATTTGTTTAGGAAGGATGTCTTACGGTGAACACCAGTCGCTTCGATTACCACATCACAACCAGACCAATCGATCGCATCGATGTCGCGCTCTTTGGTGGTTTTGATGCGTTGACCGTTGATGATCATCTCATCGCCTTCCACAAACACTTCGTGGTTCCAACGACCTTGAACTGAATCGAACTCGAGAAGGTGAGCCAATGTCGCTGTATCGCCAGCAACATCGTTAATTTGAACAAACTCTAGCTCAGCCCAATCGAATGCTGCGCGAAGTGCTAGACGGCCGATACGGCCAAAACCATTAATACCTACTTTGACTGTCATTTTCTGTTCTCTCAGTTAATTGCTTTCATATTTGAAGCCGCAGCGTTGTTGACTGCGTTCACTTACCCTAATCACATAGGACATCTATGCTCATAGGGATAAGTTCACTTGTCGCCTAGCTGCAACTCCAACTATTTCGGCAATAAGTTTTAATGTATTTAAACGCAACATTGAGGGCGTGAAGTTATTGCTTCTAAACGCTCAATATCTTGTTGGTATTCAGTTTTCAAACAGTTCGATGCGATAAGATCATCGATTAACTTTAGCATCCAACCCGGTAAATCTTGTGACAGGCGGTAGAAAACCCACTGCCCTTGGCGAACATCCGTCAAAATGCCATTTGAGCGCAACTGCGCTAGGTGACGAGAAACCTTTGGCTGACTTTCTTGCAATGCCTGAGTGAGCTCACCAACAGATAAGCACTCATTGCGCACTATCAACATTAAGCAACGCACTCGCGTTTCATCAGACAGTAATTTAAAAAATTGGTGAGGAAGCATAGCTACATACTCATATGTGGATATGCGTATATATTAGCTATAAAAAAACGCACGTCAAGGCGTGCGTTTTAATTGTCATAAAGTTTGACGAAGAGAAATCAGAGCTGATTGGTTACGTTATGACTCCAGCGCTGAGCTTCAGTGAGCTCGGTTTTGACCTGCTCAACATTCAGTCCCAAATGAGCACAGTGCTTATCAATCTGTTGCCAGTCAGCATGTTCAAAGCTCTCTTCAAGCGCTAAAAGCGTCCCATATGGTCCTTCTCTGCGTAGCAAAGCGACCTTGATGGTTTTAGATAATGGGAGTTGTTCAACAAGATTTTCTAGCGATAAATCTAACAGAGCGTCGAGCGACGAAAACAAGCCAATCATAAAGGCTTGTTCAGCATGCCCTGAAAATGGCTGATAGCGAGACATACGCTGACAGAACTGGGCTCGCTGAAGCGATAAGCTGTATAACTCTTTCGGTTTCTTATCTGACACATAAGAAGCCACCGCCAACGAAACAAACATTTTGAGTTTTTCTTGCCCTAAATAAACCAAGGCCTGACGGAAAGAAGAAATTGTCACCTCAAGACGCGGAGACATGGAATTTACGAAGCGTAAAAGCTTGTATGACAACGCCACATCTTTGGCCACGATATTTTCAACTCGTTGAAAATCGACATTGGCTTTACACACCTCTTGAAATAGCTCCATAGCAATTACCTGCTCTGGGCTAATGTACTTGGTTTTGACTATCTCAGGCTTACTGAAGAAGTAACCCTGAAAAAATCGAAAGCCCGCGTCTTTGGCTTGTTGGAAT encodes the following:
- a CDS encoding metalloregulator ArsR/SmtB family transcription factor, whose product is MLPHQFFKLLSDETRVRCLMLIVRNECLSVGELTQALQESQPKVSRHLAQLRSNGILTDVRQGQWVFYRLSQDLPGWMLKLIDDLIASNCLKTEYQQDIERLEAITSRPQCCV
- a CDS encoding cyclin-dependent kinase inhibitor 3 family protein, which produces MTMTNSQVHPTWQLDLETGALVLTPCPGTKNADLDVSLAQLKAQGVEAVVTALDSEELASKNVSKLGEKAQALGMQWFQIEIEDDCAPGADFAVKWQAASPALHQVVDNGGKVAMHCMGGSGRTGLLAAHLLLEKSWDLSKIVQEVQSLRPGAFTKPIQVEYINGVASA
- a CDS encoding EAL and HDOD domain-containing protein; translation: MTATYVARQPILNRKKNTLGYELLFRDGERNAYPAHIESNRATYRLIVENFLSVGLNPSIPSSRCFINFPYQSLLRRLPLSLPKDKVVVEILETCQPTDELLEAVKELYQAGYMIALDDFTSTPEWERFLKYTHIVKLDIMQMGLDEACELVRAHQGQKFSFLAERVETEQEFQQAKDAGFRFFQGYFFSKPEIVKTKYISPEQVIAMELFQEVCKANVDFQRVENIVAKDVALSYKLLRFVNSMSPRLEVTISSFRQALVYLGQEKLKMFVSLAVASYVSDKKPKELYSLSLQRAQFCQRMSRYQPFSGHAEQAFMIGLFSSLDALLDLSLENLVEQLPLSKTIKVALLRREGPYGTLLALEESFEHADWQQIDKHCAHLGLNVEQVKTELTEAQRWSHNVTNQL
- a CDS encoding ArsJ-associated glyceraldehyde-3-phosphate dehydrogenase; translation: MTVKVGINGFGRIGRLALRAAFDWAELEFVQINDVAGDTATLAHLLEFDSVQGRWNHEVFVEGDEMIINGQRIKTTKERDIDAIDWSGCDVVIEATGVHRKTSFLNKYLEQGVKRVVVSAPVKEEGIANIVVGVNDNIFDPAVHKIVTAASCTTNCLAPVVKVINEKLGIENAAFTTIHDLTNTQTILDAPHKDLRRARACGMSLIPTTTGSAKAIVEIFPELENRINGHAVRVPLANASLTDIIFEVKQDTTAEEVNAMLKEASENELKGILGFEERPLVSIDYKGDQRSTIVDALSTMLVGKRMVKIYAWYDNEMGYATRTAELARTVGLA